One Dama dama isolate Ldn47 chromosome 24, ASM3311817v1, whole genome shotgun sequence genomic window, cctgcaatgcaaaggcctgggtacaatccctgggttggtaagatcccctgaaggaggccatggcaacccactccagcattcttgcctggagaatcgccatggacagaggtgcctggcaggctacagtccatgacatcacaaagagtcagatctgTTGAGTGAATAAGCACAGCACAATGCTAGTAATTTTAATCTCTGACTCCTGTGTGGAGTCTGCAAATGATccatgacccagaaggatggtgATTCAATGGCCCCTTTAGTATCCAGCAATGGTAAAGCCAGAAATTTCACTTTAGTCACAACATTTATTGAGAAATTATTGTGTAACCCTCTGGTCTGAGATCAGGGATGTGAGACAAAACAAATTCTTACTCACATGTTTTAACTGAAGAGAATTTAATGGAAAGAATTTAATTTAATGAGGAGAATACTGGCAGTGTTAAATAAATCAGTCCAAGAATTTGAAGCATCTGGAGGCTAAGTTCATAAGGCGATTTTCATACAAGTCCTGAAGTAGTCAACACAAGGGCCTCTGTCAGGGTTCTAGTGTCACGAGATCCAGGAAGAACGTGCCAGGCCACCTTTTCAGCACACACCTCAGCAGGGATTTTCCTTGAAAAGATGCAGCCGCCTTAACACTTCATTGTGAAACTGGGAGAAAATGAAAACGAAATTTGGatacttttctcttcctctcatcTCTGTTATGCTCCTAATTTCTCCTGCTGGCCTAACTCAGATGGAAACTAGACACTTGAAGAGCTCTATTGATGGAATTTAAGGATTAAGCtccaggtagaaaaaaaaaagaaagaaagaaagaaaataaaaagacaagctgTATAGATGGTCTAGACTGACAAAGGAAGCATCAACACATCTATATTATCTGTATATCCATGGTGTTCCCTTTGCTAGGTATTTATTACtacaacaatttaaaatataaagagcaatgTTCAGAATCAGTAAATAAGTAGTTCAAATGCAGCAAAAGTTATCTGACCATCTGATGACTTTCCTATATCATTCAGTCTTCTATCTGCATGAAAACTTAACTTCCCCAAGTCAAGTCTCAAAATATCAAGACATTTAggcataagttaaaaaaaaaaccaaaaacaatggGTCCCATTAGTATATCATTTCAGATTTGATTCCCTGAAGATACTGGGGAGAGCCAAGAATCATGTCCTCATGGGCTTAAGATTTAAAAAGAGTAAATCACTCATGGTAATTTATAGTCTAGATGACTTTCTGTGAGAAATAATTGAACCCTAGGGTGCTGATCCCTCTGTGACAATTCTGGTATAAATTCCTCAGCTGCTTCATATCCGTGCTGTCACTGGGAAATCATTCTTCTTTCACAGGTAGGACTAGGTATTGAACAGTTTGCtgggctgtgtgcttagtcactcagtcgtgtttgactttttggAACCCCATCGATGGTAGCTCACCagacttctctgaccatgggattctacaggcaggaatactggagtgggttgccatggcctcccccaaggatcttcccaatccagggatcaaacccaggtctcctgcattgtaggcagattctttaccatctgagccaccggggaagcccatgaatactgcagtgggtagcctatcccttctccaggggatcttctgggccCTGCAATCAgaatggggtctcctgcattgcaggcatattctttaccagctgagctaaattctatttttctcatagtacaaatatttaaaaatataccatgGAGTGGTTTcacaatggaaaaagaaatagatcAAAGGCCACAAGACAGAGCCTCAGGTTGAGAGTGTCTGTCAAGAATACCAAGCTTTATAGTGCCCAGAGCCACTTCTGTCCACTTCTAAGTTTTCCTTGCtaagtcagttattcacatcaggtggccaaagtattggagtttcagcttcagcatcagtctttccaataaatgttcatgactgatctcctttaggatggactggttggatctcctagcagtccaagggactctcaagagtcttctccaacaccacagttcaaaagcatcagttcttaggtgctcagctttctttatggtccaattcttacatccatacatgactactggaaaaaccacagcttggattagacagacctttgtcagcaaagtaatgtctctgtttttcaatatgcaaTCTAGGAtcatcatagattttcttccaaggagatgGTCTCCTTTATCATGTACGAAAGTTGAGAAAAACACTTTATGATTTCTTACATACTGTTTCAGTTTTATAGATAATATGATTATTATTAACAGTGTGACTTTTACAGAACTCAAATTGAACCCCTATCATAcagtttattcttattttctgaaagagttaaaatgaagtgaagtgacaaCAAAATTATTACAGTTTGGGGATGGGTCTgtcaatcactttttaaaagactgtCTTCTCCTCAAAGGGACATTTTTAACACATAATTTTACCCAATTTATTCGTTCTCTTAATATTTAATACCACTGATAAATGtggatatatataaaaataatcacaTATTGTTACGTACTGTATTTTTCCATGTTATTTATACAAAAACACTGGTTTAATTTTGAGTCCCATATGCCAATTATTGCCCTAAATAATTGGCTGAAATATACAAAGCTAAGGATAGCCTGGGATATCTTACTGAAGTAAGATTTGGTCACGTGAGGGTCACCTGAGAGTCACTTGAGGTAGGCAAGGGTGGATAAAATGAACATGCAACACAGGATGAGGGACTACCTAGAAAATAACCTTCAGATTAGAGTGGCAGGTAGATAGACACTGGTTCTATAAAGATCTATCTGTTCCATTTCCCTAAATCATCCACTTGTGGGggaaaaacaatgaatttcaattGCTGACACTTTAGACACTACAtcaaaattattctgaaaaaaagaatcatagttttaaagaaaagcaatatTTAAAGGGAGTGTAAGTGACCAATTCATGATAATGATTTGTAGAAAAGATCTAAGTTTCTCAACTATGAAAAGACTTGCAGAAAAACATTTGAAACTATGTAAATGTgctctattttaaattaaatattgaagCATATAGTACATGATTACTAGGTTATTTCTGGATATTTAAAGACAAATTTGATGAGGAACATTTTTAAAGACTACTGAATTTCTTAtagtattgcttctgctttatgttttgctcttttttttttttttggccactagacatgtgggatcatagctccCTAAAAGGGGATCAAATCTTTGTTCCCTGCCTTGCAAaatgaagttttaaccactgtatCACCTGGAAAGTCCCCTATATAACTTCTTTATGCCACATGTATTTAGAAGTTTAAAAGAAGCAGGCATTGATGAAATGATGTTACTAatggaaaatgataaaaaaaacaaatgcatttttatttcatttactttagaCTTCATTGGAAGCTGAGCAAACACAATGTTAAAGGAAAACTACACGGAAGTGACTGAGTTTATTCTCCTGGGACTGACAGATCGAGCTGACTTGCAGCCTGTCCTTTTTGTGGTCTTCCTAGTCATCTACCTGATCACAGTCATTGGCAATATGAGCATGATTTTATTAATCAGAAGTGACTCAAAGCTTCAGACTccaatgtacttcttcctcagccACCTCTCCTTTGTAGATCTCTGTTATGCTACCAATGTCACTCCTCAGATGCTGGTCAATCTCCTATCCAAGAGAAAAACCATTTCCTTCCTTGGTTGCTTTACACAGTTTGactttttcatttccttggggCTCACAGATAGCTATATGCTCACAGCAATGGCTTATGACCGCTACATGGCCATCTGCAAACCCTTGTTATATGGCATCAAAATGTCCCGAGGTGTCTGCCTCTCTATCGTTGCTACGTCTTATATTTATGGCTTTGCAAGTGGTCTTGCACAGACCATCCTGATGCTCCGCCTCACCTTCTGTGGACCCAACGAAATCAACCACTTTTATTGTGCAGACCCACCGCTCTTAGTCCTGGCCTGCTCAGATACTTATGCCAATGAAACTGCCATGTTTGTGGTGGCTGGTTCCAACCTCATCTTTTCTCTCACCATCATCCTCATCTCTTACATTGTCATCTTTACAGCCATTCTGCAAGTGCGTTCTCCAGAAGGGAGGCAcaaggccttctccacctgtgggTCTCATCTGACAGTTGTCGCTATGTTTTATGGGACACTGTTCTGTATGTATCTGAGACCACCTTCTGAGGCATCTGTAGAACAGGGCAAAATTGCAGCTGTTTTTTATATCTTTCTGAGTCCTATGCTAAACCCTTTGATCTACAGCCTTCGGAACAAAGATGTTAAAAACGCAGTAAGGAGAGTTATTCAAGAGAAATTTTCTGTCAAATTAGGTACACATTTGGCCAGAGGTCTGTAATGTATTTGTATTCTCTGACCGATTGGAGagaattttaaattaatgagTCACTTTTTGTCATtgacttatttttttccctttgcaatTCACTTATGAAATGTGGAAGAATCTGTCAGATCATTAGCTTGTGTCATTtcactgtatttaaaatgtataccACATGGAAATtcaatgacaacaacaaacagcattggtttttttttttttgtattagtaAAGGACAGATAATTCTGTGCACAGTATTCATAAAGGTAGAAAGTTATAAAAGACAGAATTACCAATGATGCTAAGACAATGCCAACTTGTTTGATTTGAGGGGtttaaaatttccaaattattttccaaaacttGTCAATCGTGTAAGGAGGAAAGTTTTTTGCTTATTTGGttggttttttcctttgttcacatTATATATCCAAGAAGATTTTTGGGTATCTTAAATTATTACTCTAAGAACTATATTTAGATATTAGTACTGGTCTAACGGAATCCTCATTGattaaatgtttgacagaaatgccaaatttcctttagatttttttttttttaatatttctttcaattttttttttaccagtataCCTCCGGCATTAACTTATAttggctttcactttttttttttgtatgcacTGTTAACAGCTCACAGACAAAAACAGTGAGTAATATAAAGAGCACTTTTCGAAGTATACCTAATCATCATTAAGTTTTCACACAAGGACACTTTGTTTCAAATTTGCACAAATCTCCATGTCATAGACCTGACTGCTCAACCTTTGGCGTCTCCCCTTGGGACATACAGGTTGGGGAAGCTCACGATGCTGGAAAACTCTTCAGAAGAGAGGAGAGTTGAGCAGAACTTGGTTCTGTTAGGTCAATcgagttgtgctttttttttttttaaaactgatttagAACTGATTTGTAAT contains:
- the LOC133046212 gene encoding olfactory receptor 5M5-like, whose product is MLKENYTEVTEFILLGLTDRADLQPVLFVVFLVIYLITVIGNMSMILLIRSDSKLQTPMYFFLSHLSFVDLCYATNVTPQMLVNLLSKRKTISFLGCFTQFDFFISLGLTDSYMLTAMAYDRYMAICKPLLYGIKMSRGVCLSIVATSYIYGFASGLAQTILMLRLTFCGPNEINHFYCADPPLLVLACSDTYANETAMFVVAGSNLIFSLTIILISYIVIFTAILQVRSPEGRHKAFSTCGSHLTVVAMFYGTLFCMYLRPPSEASVEQGKIAAVFYIFLSPMLNPLIYSLRNKDVKNAVRRVIQEKFSVKLGTHLARGL